A genomic stretch from Setaria italica strain Yugu1 chromosome VII, Setaria_italica_v2.0, whole genome shotgun sequence includes:
- the LOC101783430 gene encoding protein XRI1 isoform X2, with the protein MDPYSGGDAGAGGSGGGHGSQILWDWQAGEHCEPDDASHADATKFVWDCLNQDDDELLGLLGNQTPLRDCRDFFADIPDISCKETLDPEESRESKRRRTLEYPSESSQSEVGTHETGSPFVASEATEVSLLCTDEPRSLNCDMQYSSNNLDTINSLSNGAPYWQEDNQLERCSYGTPPVYVEPDQMPCTQESVVYVDDQAGISGSSEIAPVTENLIMQETRKLSTLKVSKGGSSSLVKAKQNITTTVAYPFTLIKPSWEETDVTLQDINQRIRAPPKKPPEILGTSAFSGKPVIGKTRIRTDGGKGSITILRTKG; encoded by the exons ATGGACCCGTACAGCGGCGGCGATGCCGGTgccggagggagcggcggcggccacggctcTCAAAT TCTGTGGGATTGGCAAGCAGGGGAGCATTGTGAACCGGATGATGCGAGTCATG CGGATGCTACTAAATTCGTGTGGGATTGCCTCAATCAAGATGACGATGAGCTACTAGGATTGCTTGGGAACCAAACTCCGCTGAGGGACTGCCGTGATTTCTTCGCTGATATACCAG ATATCTCCTGCAAGGAGACCCTGGACCCAGAGGAGTCTCGGGAATCAAAGCGAAGACGTACGTTGGAGTACCCTTCGGAGTCTAGCCAGTCAGAAGTTGGAACTCATGAAACTGGTTCTCCTTTTGTCGCATCTGAG GCAACAGAGGTTTCATTGCTTTGCACTGATGAACCACGGAGTTTAAATTGTGATATGCAGTACAGCTCAAATAATTTAG ATACTATAAATTCCTTGTCAAATGGAGCACCCTATTGGCAAGAAGATAACCAGTTGGAACGTTGCTCTTATGGAACTCCTCCAGTATATGTCGAGCCTGATCAAAT GCCTTGTACCCAGGAGAGTGTAGTATATGTCGATGATCAAGCTGGTATTTCAG GATCAAGTGAGATTGCTCCAGTGACAGAAAATCTCATAATGCAGGAAACTAGGAAGCTTTCTACACTTAAAGTCTCTAAAG GAGGAAGCTCATCGCTAGTCAAGGCGAAGCAAAACATAACTACAACTGTAGCATACCCTTTTACCCTCATCAAACCATCTTGGGAGGAAACCGATGTTACTCTGCAGGATATTAACCAGAGAATCCGTGCTCCTCCAAAGAAACCTCCTGAAATCCTGGGAACTTCCGCGTTCTCTGGCAAGCCGGTGATCGGCAAGACAAGGATCAGGACAGACGGGGGGAAAGGCAGCATCACAATACTAAGAACAAAGGGCTGA
- the LOC101783430 gene encoding protein XRI1 isoform X1, whose amino-acid sequence MDPYSGGDAGAGGSGGGHGSQISLWDWQAGEHCEPDDASHADATKFVWDCLNQDDDELLGLLGNQTPLRDCRDFFADIPDISCKETLDPEESRESKRRRTLEYPSESSQSEVGTHETGSPFVASEATEVSLLCTDEPRSLNCDMQYSSNNLDTINSLSNGAPYWQEDNQLERCSYGTPPVYVEPDQMPCTQESVVYVDDQAGISGSSEIAPVTENLIMQETRKLSTLKVSKGGSSSLVKAKQNITTTVAYPFTLIKPSWEETDVTLQDINQRIRAPPKKPPEILGTSAFSGKPVIGKTRIRTDGGKGSITILRTKG is encoded by the exons ATGGACCCGTACAGCGGCGGCGATGCCGGTgccggagggagcggcggcggccacggctcTCAAAT CAGTCTGTGGGATTGGCAAGCAGGGGAGCATTGTGAACCGGATGATGCGAGTCATG CGGATGCTACTAAATTCGTGTGGGATTGCCTCAATCAAGATGACGATGAGCTACTAGGATTGCTTGGGAACCAAACTCCGCTGAGGGACTGCCGTGATTTCTTCGCTGATATACCAG ATATCTCCTGCAAGGAGACCCTGGACCCAGAGGAGTCTCGGGAATCAAAGCGAAGACGTACGTTGGAGTACCCTTCGGAGTCTAGCCAGTCAGAAGTTGGAACTCATGAAACTGGTTCTCCTTTTGTCGCATCTGAG GCAACAGAGGTTTCATTGCTTTGCACTGATGAACCACGGAGTTTAAATTGTGATATGCAGTACAGCTCAAATAATTTAG ATACTATAAATTCCTTGTCAAATGGAGCACCCTATTGGCAAGAAGATAACCAGTTGGAACGTTGCTCTTATGGAACTCCTCCAGTATATGTCGAGCCTGATCAAAT GCCTTGTACCCAGGAGAGTGTAGTATATGTCGATGATCAAGCTGGTATTTCAG GATCAAGTGAGATTGCTCCAGTGACAGAAAATCTCATAATGCAGGAAACTAGGAAGCTTTCTACACTTAAAGTCTCTAAAG GAGGAAGCTCATCGCTAGTCAAGGCGAAGCAAAACATAACTACAACTGTAGCATACCCTTTTACCCTCATCAAACCATCTTGGGAGGAAACCGATGTTACTCTGCAGGATATTAACCAGAGAATCCGTGCTCCTCCAAAGAAACCTCCTGAAATCCTGGGAACTTCCGCGTTCTCTGGCAAGCCGGTGATCGGCAAGACAAGGATCAGGACAGACGGGGGGAAAGGCAGCATCACAATACTAAGAACAAAGGGCTGA